ACCGCCGTCCGGGCGGGCGATACGGTCGCCTTGCAGATAATCCTGGTTGCCGGGATGGACCATCTCGCGCTTGCCGCCGGGGCCGTGGCCGAACACCGGTTCGCTGATGCCCTTGCGCGGAATGCTGATGCTCTTGGCGTTTTCGATTTCCTTGATGCCGCGGTCGCGCACGGCCTCGGTCACCGAGCGATGGATGGCCGCCCGGAAGCGCCGTAGAAAGCGCTCCCGGTTGGCAATGCTTTTGTTCTTGCCAGACAGTCTACGGTCGATTATCTGATGCAACACGGTCGGCTCTCCTAGTCGGACGGCATCCGGTGAGTCGCTGCTACTATCGGTTCACCTTAGGCCCCGTTAGTAAATAACTTGAACATTTGTGCGGCCGTAGCTGGCGCGCTGCTGCGTTGCCCACCGCTTGCAGTGCTCGCACTGCGGCGCGTCGGGCGCCTTGCATCGCATCCAGCTACGGCCGCCCAAATGCCCAACTTATTCCCTAACGGGTCCTTACGAGGACTTGCGCACGCGCAGATACCATTCGCACAGCAAACGCACCTGCTTCGGCGTATAGCCCTTGCTGACCATGCGATTGACGAAATCCTCGTGCTTGCGCAATTCCTCGTTAGAACCTTTGGCGTTGAATGAGATGACCGGCAGCAGGTCCTCGGTATTCGAGAACATTTTCTTCTCGATCACCACCCGCAGTTTTTCATAACTGGTCCAGAGCGGATTCTTGCCGGCGTTGGAAACCCGCGCCCGCAACACGAAATTCACGATTTCGTTGCGGAAGTCCTTCGGATTGCTGATGCCAGCCGGTTTTTCAATCTTTTCCAGCTCGCCGTTCAGCGCCGCCCGGTCAAAGCTCTCGCCGGTGTCATGGTCGCGGAATTCCTGGTCCTGGATCCAGAAGTCGGCATAGGTTACGTAACGGTCGAAGACGTTCTGGCCGTATTCCGAATACGATTCCAGGTAGGCGGTCTGGATTTCCTTGCCGATAAACTCAGCATAGCGCGTCGCCAGCGTATCCTTGACGTAGGACAGGTACTTTTGCTCCAGCTCTTGCGGGAACTGCTCGCGTTCGATCTGCTGCTCCAGCACATACATCAGATGCACCGGGTTGGCCGCCACCTCAGTCGAATCGAAGTTGAATACGCGCGACAGTATCTTAAAGGCGAAGCGGGTCGAGACCCCGGTCATGCCCTCGTCGACGCCGGCGTAATCGCGGTATTCCTGGAACGACTTGGCCTTGGGGTCGCTGTCTTTCAGGTTGTCGCCGTCATAGACCTGCATTTTCGAGAAGATGCTGGAATTCTCCGGCTCGCCCAGACGCGTCAGTATCGAAAACTGCGCCATCATCTTTAGCGTACCCGGGGCGCAGACCGCCTTGCCCAAGGAAGAGGTGCGGATCAGCTTTTCGTAGATCTTGATTTCTTCCGACACCCGCAAGCAATAAGGCACTTTGACTATATAAATACGGTCCAGCAAAGCTTCATTGTTCTTATTGTTGCGGAAAGCCTTCCATTCCGACTCGTTGGAGTGGGCCAGGATGATGCCGTCGAACGGGATCGCGCCGAAGCCCTCGGTGCCTTTGAAATTGCCTTCCTGGGTCGCGGTCAGCAAAGGGTGCAGCACCTTGATCGGCGCCTTGAACATTTCGACGAATTCCAGCAAGCCCTGGTTCGACAGGCACAGCCCGCCGGAATAGCTGTAAGCGTCGGCATCGTCCTGCGAATATTGCTCCAGCTTGCGGATATCGACCTTGCCGACCAGGGTGGAAATGTCCTGGTTGTTTTCGTCGCCCGGCTCGGTCTTGGAGATCCCGATTTGCCGCAAGATCGAAGGATAGCGCTTAACTACGCGGAATTTCCGTATATCGCCGTTGAATTCGTGCAGCCGCTTGACCGCCCACGGGCTCAGGATGGATTTCAGGTAGCGGCGCGGAATGCCGTATTGCTCTTCCAGGATGGCGCCGTCTTCTTCGTAATCGAACAGACCCAGCGGCGACTCGTTGACCGGCGAGCCTTTGAGGGAATAGAAAGGAACATGTTCCATCAGCTGTTTGAGACGCTCGGCGATGGATGACTTGCCGCCGCCGACCGGACCCAGCAGATAGAGAATTTGCTTACGTTCTTCCAGGCCTTGCGCGGCGTGCCGGAAATAGGCGACCACTTGTTCGATCACCTCTTCCGCGCCGTAGAATTCCTTGAACGCGGGATAAACCTTGAGCACCTTGTTGGCAAAGATGCGCGACAAGGAAGGGTCGTGCCGTGTGTCGACCTGTTGCGGTTCGCCTATCGCCATCAGCATGCGTTCGCCGGCGGTTGCATAACCGCTGGGATCGGTCTTACAAAGCGCTAGATATTCTTCTAGGGAAAATTCTTCTTCTCTGGTTTTGTCGAACCGACTTGCAAAGCTGCTGTAGATATCCATATCACCCCCGCATCAACGATGTTGCGAAAACAAATTGAAGATTACACTATTGAAAGTTCGACCTCTTCGGATACTCGCAGTTCCTTGATCGGCTACTGTCCTTTTCAACCCAGCCCAGAAGAGGATTATTCGATTTGATTCTAATCCTTTTTCTAACTTACAACAGGATTTTCTCCGTTTGTCACATCCTGCTTCTGATTCCACGGTGCCACTTTGAACAAAATTAACATTCCCGGCAGCGCTAAGATGAAGCACAGAATAAAGAAATGGAACCAGCCGGTTTCCGCCACGATATAGCCGACCGAGGAATTGACGAAGGTACGCGGCACCGCAGCGAGGCTGGTGAACAAAGCGTATTGCGTAGCAGTGTAGCGGGGATCGGTGGCGCGCGCGATGAACGCCACGAAAGCGGCAGTGCCGACGCCGACGCCGAAAGCCTCGCCGCCGATCACGATAGCCAGCACCAGCGGATCGGGACCGACCTGGGCCAGCCAGGCAAATCCCAGGATGGTCGCCGCCTGCACCACGCCAAAAATCCATAATGCCCGATTTATTCCGATCTGCACCATCCAGATGCCGCCCACCAGGCCGCCGACCAGGCTGGCCCACAAGCTGGTGGTCTTGGAAATCAGGCCGATCTGAGTCAGGGAAAACCCCAGGTCGATATAAAATTTGGTGGCAAGCGCAGTTGCCATGCTGTCGCCGAGCTTATACAGGAAAATAAAGGCCAGTATCCACAATGCGCTGCGCCAGCCATCCCTGGTGATAAATTCCTGAAACGGCAATACGATGGCTTCCCGCAAATTCTTTGGCGGCGATCCGTATACCGTCGGCTCCTTGATCAGCAAGGTGCAGATCAGCCCCGGCAGCATGAAACCGGCAGTGACCCAGAACACCGCCTGCCAGCTCATGTGATCGGCCAGGAACAGCGACAAGGCGCCCGGCACCATGCCGGCGACCTTATAGGCATTGACGTTGATCGCGGCGCCCAGGCCCTGCTCGCTTTCGGGCAGGATTTCGCGCCGGTAGGCGTCGATCACGATATCCTGGCTGGCCGACAGGAAAGCCACCAGCGCCGCCATGAAGGCGATGGCCGTCACCTGCGAGTGCGGATCGAGCATGCCCATGGCGCCGATGGCGACGAACAGGGTCGCCTGGGTCAGCAGCATCCAGCTGCGCCTGCGGCCGAGTTTGCCGAAGTGGAAGCGATCCATCAGCGGCGACCAGACGAACTTCCAGGTGTAGGGAAACATCACCAGCGCAAACAAACCCAGCGACTTTACATTCAGGCCGGATTTACTCAGCCAGGCTTGCAGCAAACTGAGCAGGATGAACAGCGGCAGGCCCGAACTGAAGCCGAGGAAGGCGCAGATCAGCATGCGCCGGTTGAGATAGTGATGCCAGGGATTTGAAGCTGAAGTCATAGATGCGCCCGCGGCGGCGGGAGTTGTGGACAATCGTGCCGCCCCTGATTTAAGCCATGGGCGGCAGGAATACCCCTTTATTTTTTACGGGTTTATTTCTTGCGAAAGCGGAATACCGCAAGACTACCACGCCAATTGGGCAGCACCGAGATCGGCTGGCCATCGTGGAGCGCTACGCATTCGAGCACTTCCAGGCCGACTTGGTTCGCCAGTTCTTCAAAATCCTTGATGGTGGCGCAGCGCAGGTTGGGAGTGTCATACCATTCATACGGCAGCGACTTCGATACCGGCATGCGGCCGCGCAGCAGCGCCACCCGGTGCGGCCAGTAGGCGAAATTGGGAAAAGAGACGATCGCTTCGCGGCCGACGCGGGCGATATCGCGCAATACGCCCTCCACATTTTTCATCATTTGCAGGGCCGACAGGCAGAGCACCGTGTCGAAGGCATTGTCGGCAAACAGGTTGAGCCCGGCTTCCATGTCTTGCTGGATCACCGAGACGCCGCGCGCCACGCAAGCCGGGATCTTGGCGTCGTCGATTTCGACGCCGTAGCCGGCGCACTGCTTGTCTGACTGCAGATAATCGAGCATGACGCCGTCGCCGCAACCGAGGTCGAGCACCTGCGAATCGCCGCGCACCCAGTGGGCAATAAACGCCAGGTCGGGGCGCAAGCTGCTTAATTGATCAAAGTTCATGTACGGCTCCTACGGCTTCTGTTGCTGCTGTCGATGCGCTTGCCGGCAGCTGGCCCAGCTCTTGCCAGATGCGGTTGTAATATTCGCCCACCACGCTCATGTAGCGCGGATCGTCCAGCAAAAAGGCATCGTGGCCGTGCGGCGCGTCGATCTCGGCGTAGCTGACGCGGCGTTTGTTGTTGACCAGCGCCTGGACGATTTCGCGGCTGCGTTCCGGCGAAAAACGCCAGTCGGTCATGAACGACACCAGCAGGAACTGCGCCTGGGTGCGGCTCAGCGCCTGCGTCAGGTCGCCGCCGAATTCCTTGGCCGGGTCGAAATAGTCGAGCGCCTTGGTGATCAGCAGATAGGTGTTGGCGTCAAAATATTCAGAGAATTTGTCGCCCTGGTAGCGCAGGTAGGATTCGATTTCAAAATCGATGCCGAAGCCGAACTGGTAGGCGCCGGAACGCAGGTCGCGGCCGAACTTCTCGGCCATGTCGTCGTCCGACAGATAGGTGATGTGGCCGACCATGCGCGCCACCCGCAAGCCGTTCTTGGGCACCACGCCGTGCGCGTAATAATCGCCGCCGTGGAAGCCAGGATCGGTCAGGATCGCCTGCCGCGCCACATCGTTGAAGGCGATGTTTTGCGCCGACAGCTTCGGCGTCGAGGCGATCACCACGCAATGGCGCAGACGGGCCGGGTACAGCAGGCTCCAGGCCAGCGCCTGCATGCCGCCCAGCGAACCGCCCATCACCGCGGCGAACTGCACGATCCCGAGCACATCCGCCAGGCGTGCCTGGGCTTGTACCCAGTCTTCCACCGTGACGACGGGGAAGCCGGCGCCGTAAGGCTTGCCGGTAGCGGCGTTGATGTGCATCGGACCGGTAGAGCCGAAGCAGGAACCGAGGTTGTTGACGCCGATGACGAAGAATTTATTGGTATCCAGCGCCTTGCCGGGTCCAACCATGTTGTCCCACCAGCCGACGTTCTTTTCGTCGTCCTGATACACGCCGGCGACGTGGTGCGAGGCGTTCAGCGCATGGCAGACCAGCACGGCATTCGATTTGTCGGCATTCAGGGCGCCATAGGTTTCGTATACCAGCGTGTAATCCGCTAGCAGCGCGCCGCTTTGCAATTGCAGCGGCGTGGCGAAATGCATGGACTGCGGAGCAACTATTCCTTGGGACATGGTCAATTTGCTTGTGTTGTGTAGAAATAAAAAAAGCCCGAGAGCTTTCGCTAATCGGGCTAAATTCTGGGCTTGTACTTCAAGCTCGCTTTAGCCGTATTTATTTGGCATCTACCGGTCCGGAAACCAGGTGATGCCGCGCGCCCGCAAGCTGAGGTGGTGAAACCATTCAAATCGGCGCGATGGGACAAGAATAACCAAGTCGGGGCTTGGCGTCAAACTATGATGGTTTTGTCATTCCATCACAGCATCAGGCCAGCATGCGCATCTGGCTGACTGCGGTGGCAATCGCGCTGGGTTCGGTGTTACGCAGGATTTTCTTGGTTTGCAGCGTCAGGCCGTCGAGGTCGCTGTTCAGCACTTCCTGCTTCACCGCCAGCAATTGCGCCGGATGCATGGAAAATTCAAGCAAACCCATGCCCAGCAGCAAACGCGTGAATTTGACGTCGCCCGCCATTTCGCCGCATACCGAGACTGGAATCCCGGCCTTGCGACCGAGCGCGATCACGGTCGACAACAGGAACAGGACGGCTGGATGCAAGGGGTTGTACAGGTGCGCGACCTCATGGTCGACGCGATCGATGGCCAAGGTGTACTGGATCAGGTCATTGGTCCCGATTGACAAAAAATCCATACGCTTGATGAACATCGGCAAGGCTAGCGCCGCCGCCGGGATCTCGATCATGGCGCCGATCTTGATGGCTTCGTCAAACTTGACGCAGTCATCGCGCAGCTGCTGCTTGGCCTGCTCGATCATGGCCAGGGTCTGGTCGATTTCAAACGCGTGCGCCAGCATCGGGATCAGCAGCTTGACCTGGCCGAAGGCGGAAGCGCGCAAGATCGCCCGCAGTTGCGTCAGGAACAATTGCGGCTCAGCCAGGCAATAGCGGATGGCGCGCAAGCCCAGCGCCGGGTTGAGCGCGGTCTGCTCATCGTTGTTGAGCGGCTTGTCGGCGCCGACGTCGAGCGTGCGGATGGTCACCGGCCGGCCTTTCATCGCCACCACCGCCTGCCGGTAGGATTCGAACTGCTCGTCCTCGGTCGGCAAGGCGTGCTGGGTGCCGATGCGGCCCATGAACAGGAATTCCGAGCGGAACAGGCCGACGCCGTTGGCGCCGGATTCCATCGCCGCCGCGCAGTCGCTCGGCAGTTCGATATTCGCCAGCAAGGTGATTTCGGTGCCGTCCAGCGTTACCGCTCGGGTTTTCTTGATCTTGCCGAGCTTTCTGCGCGAACGCAGCAGATGTACCTGGCGCTCGCGGTATTGCTTGAGTATCACGGTGGCCGGATCGACGATCACCACGCCGGCGTCGCCGTCGATGATGATCCAGTCGTCCTGCTTGATCAGGCGCGAGGCATTGTTCATGCCGACCGCGGCCGGGATATCCAGGCTGCGGGCGACGATCGCGGTATGCGAATTCTGGCCGCCGAGATCGGTCACGAAGCCGGCGAAAGCGCGGTCGCGGAACTGCAGCATGTCGGCCGGGGAGATATCGTAAGCCACCACAACGATGTTGGCGAACGAAGCGCCGTCGCTGTCGACTTCGGGCAAGCGGGTGGAGGTGCCGGTCAAGACTTTCAGCAAGCGCTCGCCGACCTGCAGCACATCCATCTTGCGTTCACGCAGGTAAGGGTCTTCGATTTCATCGAACTGGTTCGACAACTCGTCGATCTGGGTCACCAGCGCCCACTCGGCGTTGTACTGGCGGTTGCGGACAATATCGAGCGACATCTCGGCCAGCATCGGATCGGAAAGGATCAGCAGGTGGACGTCGACAAACGCGCCCAGCTCGGGCGGCGACTCTTTCGGCAGATCATTGCGGATGGTTTGCAGTTCGGTACGCACGGCGGCGACCGCGTCCTGCAGCCGCTGGACTTCGGCTTCGACCTCGGTTTCGCCAATCAGGTAGTGCTTGACGTCCATCGCAGCCGGCGCCAACAGGTGTGCGCGGCCGATCGCGATGCCGCGTGAAACCGGAATGCCGTGTAAGGTAAAGGATGCCATCTGGTCACCGCTGTATAAAGATAGATAGAGATAAATGCGGAACCGGGTTAGCTGACAGACGGGCGTTACTCGCCTTCGCCAAACTTATCCTGAATTAACTGGTTTAAGGCATCAAAACAGGCTTTTTCATCCTCACCGTCGGCTTCCAGCAAGATCGTGCTGCCCTTGCCGGCCGCCAGCATCATCACGCCCATGATGGATTTGGCGTTGACGCGGCGTTTGTTGCGGGTCATCCAGACTTCACATTTGAACTTGCTGGCCAGTTGGGTAAATTTGGCTGAGGCACGTGCATGCAAGCCAAGCTTGTTGATAATTTCGATTTCTTGTTGAATCATTTTGTCTTTTAATAATGTTAACTATCTTAACTATCAGCTCTAGGCGCGCGTAAATCCGTTCCTGCCATCTGTTATCAATGTGATACACGAACCCGGTTATCCACCCTTACCGCACCGCCCTGGCCGCCGGCCAGCGCCATTTCGGTCACCACGTCGAGCGTATCGTTACGGTAAGTCAAGGCGCGCAGCAGCATCGGCAAGCTGATGCCGGCAATCACCTGGGTCTGGTTGCCGCTGCAAAACGGCAACGTACAATTGGAAGGCGTGCCACCCATGACGTCGGTAATCACCAGTACGCCGGAGCCGTCGTCCAGGCGGGCCGCGGCCTGCTTGGCGAGTTTTTGCACTTCCATCGGATTCTGGTCGGCGATAACGTCGATCGCTTCCAGCCGTTCGGGTGTATGACGAAACACGTGAGAGGCAGCTGCGATGAATGCCTGGCCCAGCGGAGCGTGGGTTAAAAGAAGAATGCCAATCATAGTTTCACTCGAATCCGCAGCGCGGACTATCCCGGTTTACAACGGTTTTACTGCAACACTTACAGCGCACCGGCAAGCTGCCGGCGCTGACGAAACACTACACCAGCTCAGGCCAGGGCTGCTTCCAGCGCATCAATGAACATCTCGGCAACATCAAAACCGGCTTGCTGCTTAATTTCCTGAAAGCAAGTCGGGCTGGTGACATTGACCTCGGTCAAATAGTCGCCGATCACATCTAATCCTACCAGTAACAAGCCGCGCTGTGCCAGCACCGGCCCAAGTGCTTCGCCGATTTCGCGGTCGCGCGCAGTCAGCGGCTGGGCCACGCCGATGCCGCCCGCCGCCAGGTTGCCGCGCACTTCGCTGCCCTGCGGGATCCGCGCCAGCGAAAACGGCACCACTTTACCGCCGATCACCAGCACTCGCTTGTCGCCGGCGACAATCTCAGGGATGAAACGCTGGATCATGATGGTGCGCTGGCCGTTGTCGGTCAGGGTTTCAATGATCGAGCCCAGGTTCAGGCCGTCCTGCCGGACCCGGAAAATCCCGGCGCCGCCCATGCCGTCGAGCGGCTTCAGGATCACATCCTGGTGTTCTTCGTGGAAAGCGCGCAGGCGCGCCGCGTCGCGCGTCACCAGGGTCGGCGAAGTGTATTTCGAGAACTGTGCGATGGCCAGTTTTTCATTATGGTCGCGGATTGCCTGCGGCTTGTTGAAGACGCGCGCGCCCTGGGTTTCCGCCAGTTCCAGCAGATAGGTGGTGTAAATGTATTCCATGTCGAAAGGCGGATCCTTGCGCAGCAGGATCGCATCGAATTCCGACAGGAACATGGCCGCCGGCGCACTGGCGCGGAACCAATCCTTGGCGTCGCCTGTCAGGGTCACCTTGACCACATTGGCGGTCACGATCCCGCTTTCCAGCGCCATGTCTTTTTGCTCGAAGGCATAGATCGTATGGCCGCGTTTGACCGCTTCCACCATCATGGCGTAAGTCGAATCCTTATACGTCTTGAAGGTGTTGAGCGGATCGGCGAGGAAAGCGATTTTCATATTTTCGGCCTTATGGTTGCTGAGGTCAGGACAAACTGATGATTAATATTCTTCAGGGTTCGGATCGGTCTTTTCCATTTCCAGCGAAGCCGCCAGCAAACCGAGGCGCGCTACCACGCCATACATATAGAAGCGGTTCGGTGCGGTCGTGCCCGGCTTGGCCAGCATGTCTGGCAAAGCGTGCTGCTGGGCAAACGCCAGCGGCACGAAATGGGCGCCCGGCGCATTCAGGTTTTCATTGATGCCGCGCTCCGCGTGCACACGGTAAAAACCGCCGACGACATAACGGTCGATCATGTACACCACAGGCTCCGCTACCGCGTCGTTGATGTGTTCGAAAGTATGCACGCCTTCCTGGATGATCAGGTCATGGATCTCGCCGCCGGTCTTGCCGAGCGACAGTTTCTCGCGTTGCTTGCGGCTCAGCTCCTTGATCTGGCTGACATCGGTCACGCTCATCACGCCCATGTCGTCGGTGCCGGCGTCGGCCTTGACGATCACGAACGGCTTTTCGGTGATGCCGTATTCCTTGTATTTCTTGCGGATCTTCGCCAGCAGCGAACTGACGCTGGCCGCCAGCTTGTCGTCGCCGTCGGTGGCCTGGAAATCGACCTGGTCGACCTTGGCGAAAAACGGGTTCAGCATCCACGGATCGACATCGATAAGCTTGGCGAATTTCTTCACCACTTCGTCGTAAGCCGTGAAATGGTTGCTTTTGCGGCGCACAGTCCAGCCGGCATGCAACGGCGGCAAGACATTTTGCTCGTTGAGGTTTTCCAGGATCGCCGGCGTACCGGACGACAGGTCGTTGTTCAGCAAAATGGTGCAGGGATCGAAGTTCTTCAGCCCCAGGCGGCGGCCATTGGCGGAGCGCTCCAGCGGCTCCAGCGTGATGGTGCTACCGTCCGGCAATTCGATGGTTTGCGGCTCCTTGACATCCTCCGCCAGCGAACCGAGCCGCACATGCAGACCGGTCTGGCGGAACACCTGCATCAGCCGCGCGACGTTTTGCAGATAGAAAGTATTACGTGTGTTCAGCTCCGGCAGCAGCAACAGGTTCTTGGCGTCCGGACAATATTTTTCAATGGCCGCCATCGCCGCCTGTATCGCTAGCGGCAGCATTTCCGGCGACAGATTGCTGAAGCCGCCCGGGAACAGATTGGTATCCACCGGGGCCAGCTTGTAACCGGAATTGCGCAGGTCGACCGAGCAATAGAACGGCGGCGTGTGCTCCTGCCACTCCATCCGGAACCAGCGCTCGATAGCCGGGGTAGCTGCGAGGATTTTCTTTTCTAGATCGAGCAACGGGCCATTCAGGGCCGTGACGAGATGCGGAACCATATAAAACTTTCTTTTGGAAACGATGTAGCGTGTGCAAATGCGTTGCTGCCAACCAAAGAAGCGTATTTCAAGACTTCCAAGGCAAGCCGCCGATTCTAACGGGAAATGCATTATTTCGCCGGTAACCCGCCGCAATGTTGCGTAAATGGCGCGATGGTTGCCCGGTGAGGCCGATTAGCTCACTTTACATCGGGCCACTAGCGGATTTTTAAAGCCCTCCGATTGACAAAAAGCGCAGTGAAACATCCCACCTCTGCGGTATATTCGTAACAGACAGGAATTATCTTATATACAACACAAAGCCCATATGTCATTTTATATGCATCACGCTTTATTCAATGAGGCAGTATTTTTATAACACAGGTTAATTCCGGAAAAAGTAATGATAAGGTATATACCTTGTAATTATTTTATGGGGATTTGCCATGACTAAAGAGGCCGTTTTCACCATGAAGATCGAATCAGAACTGCGCGACAAGTTCATGGCCGAAGCCGCGGCAGCGCATCGGCCGGCGTCGCAAATCGTGCGCGAATTCATGCGCGAGTTTGTGCAGCGCCAGACTGAAGCCCGGGAATATGACGCCTTCCTGCTGCGCAAGGTTGAGGCCGCCCGGACAGACATGCAGGCCGGACGCAGCAGCTCAAATGACGAGGTCGAGGCTGAATTCGCTCGGCGCCGCACTGAATTGCCGGGCAAAGCGGGCGCGAACAAGAGGTGAATGTTCATTGGGTAGGCGAAGCTGAGCAAGATCGCAGCGATATCCTGGATTACATTGCGGAGCAGGATCTGGCGGCTGCAATCAGGTTGGATGAATTGTTCAGCCAGGCCGCCCTCAACCTGGCACAGTTCCCGTTCTCAGGAAAGGCCGGCAGCATTCCCGATACGCGCGGACTGATCCCGCATGAAAGCTAGTGCAGTGTTTCACATGTAATAGCGCTTGCTGTACGGGATCGTCAATGAGAGCGTCTGGATTCTCGCTTTGGTGCATACAGCGCAGTGATGGCCGCCTGCTAGACGCCAGATGCTTGCCAAATTACTCGGGCTTAGATTTGCTTGTACATGAAACTTGTATCGGTCAGCTTGCCCGCCGTCGAACGCGCATAGTCCGGAATGATGCCGGCCAGTTCAAACCCCATGGAACTGTACAAGGACTCGGCGGCATCGCCGGTACGGGTGTCGAGAATCAGCAAGGAGCGGCCGTCGGCCCGGGCGATCGCCTCAGCCTGCTGCATCAATAGGCGCGCCACTCCCTTGCGTCTCGCATCAGGATGCACCAGCAACTTGGAAATCTCGGCGCGATGATGGCCATTGGCGGGCGTCGCCAGCACGACCTGCACGGTGCCGACCACCTCGCCGGCAAAGCGCGCCACTAGCAGCCGGCGGCCACCGCTTACCAGCGAGCCGCTGACGCCGTACCAGAAGGAAAAGGCATCTTCGGCAGCCGGCGTGTCGACGAAGCCGATGCTGGCGCCATTTGCCACGCAAGCCATCAGGATATCGGTGAGCGGCCCCACTACACTATCGAACTGGTCAGCCCTGACGTCTTCCACCGTACAGGCGCTCAAGCGTTGCGGGGTGCTGGTCGGGTCCATGGAAATCTCCTGAATCTGCTGTTCTTAAACTGGAAACAAAAAATCCCAGGCGATGGCTATCGACCCGGGATTGTGCAAGACGCCGATCGAACCGCCGGATAGCGGTATTCTGCTATCCGGCCAGATCAGGCAAGGCTTGACCGTGACGTCTTAATCACACATCTCAATCATGGTAGGCAGACTCGCCATGGCTGGAGATATCCAGGCCTTCGCGCTCTTCTTCTTCAGTCACACGCAAGCCCATGACGATATCGACCAGCTTGAATGCAATCAGCGATACCACGCCCGACCAGACCAGCGTCGTCAGCACACCTTCGAACTGGATCCACAGCTGGCCAGGGATCGAATA
The sequence above is a segment of the Collimonas sp. PA-H2 genome. Coding sequences within it:
- a CDS encoding antitoxin of toxin-antitoxin stability system; translation: MTKEAVFTMKIESELRDKFMAEAAAAHRPASQIVREFMREFVQRQTEAREYDAFLLRKVEAARTDMQAGRSSSNDEVEAEFARRRTELPGKAGANKR
- a CDS encoding GNAT family N-acetyltransferase, translating into MDPTSTPQRLSACTVEDVRADQFDSVVGPLTDILMACVANGASIGFVDTPAAEDAFSFWYGVSGSLVSGGRRLLVARFAGEVVGTVQVVLATPANGHHRAEISKLLVHPDARRKGVARLLMQQAEAIARADGRSLLILDTRTGDAAESLYSSMGFELAGIIPDYARSTAGKLTDTSFMYKQI
- the gshB gene encoding glutathione synthase, with product MKIAFLADPLNTFKTYKDSTYAMMVEAVKRGHTIYAFEQKDMALESGIVTANVVKVTLTGDAKDWFRASAPAAMFLSEFDAILLRKDPPFDMEYIYTTYLLELAETQGARVFNKPQAIRDHNEKLAIAQFSKYTSPTLVTRDAARLRAFHEEHQDVILKPLDGMGGAGIFRVRQDGLNLGSIIETLTDNGQRTIMIQRFIPEIVAGDKRVLVIGGKVVPFSLARIPQGSEVRGNLAAGGIGVAQPLTARDREIGEALGPVLAQRGLLLVGLDVIGDYLTEVNVTSPTCFQEIKQQAGFDVAEMFIDALEAALA
- a CDS encoding type II toxin-antitoxin system RelE/ParE family toxin; the encoded protein is MNVHWVGEAEQDRSDILDYIAEQDLAAAIRLDELFSQAALNLAQFPFSGKAGSIPDTRGLIPHES
- the gshA gene encoding glutamate--cysteine ligase; its protein translation is MVPHLVTALNGPLLDLEKKILAATPAIERWFRMEWQEHTPPFYCSVDLRNSGYKLAPVDTNLFPGGFSNLSPEMLPLAIQAAMAAIEKYCPDAKNLLLLPELNTRNTFYLQNVARLMQVFRQTGLHVRLGSLAEDVKEPQTIELPDGSTITLEPLERSANGRRLGLKNFDPCTILLNNDLSSGTPAILENLNEQNVLPPLHAGWTVRRKSNHFTAYDEVVKKFAKLIDVDPWMLNPFFAKVDQVDFQATDGDDKLAASVSSLLAKIRKKYKEYGITEKPFVIVKADAGTDDMGVMSVTDVSQIKELSRKQREKLSLGKTGGEIHDLIIQEGVHTFEHINDAVAEPVVYMIDRYVVGGFYRVHAERGINENLNAPGAHFVPLAFAQQHALPDMLAKPGTTAPNRFYMYGVVARLGLLAASLEMEKTDPNPEEY